The Echinicola rosea genome has a segment encoding these proteins:
- the cas1 gene encoding type II CRISPR-associated endonuclease Cas1 produces the protein MIKRTLFFGNPAYLSTKNEQLVVSFPDDQPEKTVPVEDIGMMVLEHPQLTLTNGLMGKLVNNKVAIVSCNGQHLPDGILLPMHGHTEQTERIRHQLNASQPLKKNLWQQTVTAKIKNQAALLADRETPVQRLNHLAKSVQSGDTGNNEAQAAAYYWQHIFDLPGFNREQKGMPPNNLLNYGYAILRAIIARALVSSGLLPQVGIWHRNKYNAYCLADDIMEPYRPFVDMVVRHIVETEDTYEELNIHLKKELLSIPALDVRIDGQKSPLMVAASRTTNSLFECFAGISRKIIYPEYG, from the coding sequence ATGATCAAACGTACGCTATTCTTCGGCAATCCCGCCTACCTCAGCACCAAAAATGAACAGTTGGTCGTCAGCTTTCCCGATGACCAGCCTGAGAAAACGGTACCTGTAGAGGACATTGGCATGATGGTGCTGGAACATCCCCAGCTCACCCTCACCAATGGCCTGATGGGAAAATTGGTCAATAATAAAGTGGCGATCGTCTCCTGCAACGGCCAGCACCTTCCCGATGGTATCCTTCTCCCCATGCACGGACACACTGAGCAAACCGAACGGATCCGTCATCAGCTCAACGCCAGCCAGCCGCTCAAAAAGAACCTTTGGCAGCAGACCGTCACGGCCAAGATCAAAAACCAAGCAGCACTGCTGGCCGATCGGGAGACACCAGTCCAGCGGTTAAATCACCTGGCCAAGTCTGTCCAGTCCGGTGATACAGGAAACAATGAAGCCCAAGCGGCTGCCTATTATTGGCAGCACATCTTTGACCTCCCGGGTTTTAACCGGGAGCAAAAGGGCATGCCGCCAAACAATCTCCTGAACTATGGCTATGCCATCCTTCGGGCGATCATTGCAAGGGCCTTGGTCAGCAGTGGGCTGTTGCCCCAAGTGGGCATCTGGCACCGCAACAAATATAACGCCTATTGCTTGGCCGATGATATCATGGAGCCGTACCGGCCCTTTGTGGACATGGTAGTGAGACATATTGTGGAAACAGAGGATACGTATGAGGAACTGAACATCCACTTGAAGAAGGAATTGCTTTCCATTCCTGCACTGGACGTTCGGATAGATGGGCAGAAGAGCCCATTAATGGTAGCCGCCAGCAGGACAACCAATTCGCTCTTTGAGTGTTTTGCCGGCATCAGTAGAAAGATCATTTATCCCGAATATGGATGA
- the cas2 gene encoding CRISPR-associated endonuclease Cas2 translates to MDERFYSRLNQYRSLWVLVFFDLPTDTKKDRKIASGFRKKLLDDGFSMFQFSIYMRFCASRENADVHIKRVKVNLPPKGKVGIMCITDKQFGMMELFYGTKLAEKETPHQQLELF, encoded by the coding sequence ATGGATGAACGCTTTTATTCCAGACTTAACCAATACCGGAGTTTGTGGGTGCTAGTATTCTTTGACCTGCCGACCGACACCAAAAAGGATCGGAAAATCGCCAGTGGCTTCCGAAAGAAGCTATTGGACGACGGATTCTCCATGTTCCAGTTTTCGATCTACATGCGCTTCTGTGCCAGTCGCGAAAATGCAGACGTCCATATCAAAAGGGTAAAGGTAAACCTTCCACCCAAAGGGAAGGTGGGCATCATGTGCATTACCGACAAGCAATTTGGCATGATGGAGCTTTTCTATGGCACAAAGTTGGCCGAAAAAGAAACCCCTCATCAGCAATTGGAGCTTTTTTAG